From the Heliangelus exortis chromosome 14, bHelExo1.hap1, whole genome shotgun sequence genome, one window contains:
- the LOC139802531 gene encoding BTB/POZ domain-containing protein KCTD8-like has translation MSSSEPILDLKTELEAALPAHSNPEEQEQSHGTSPGGGDNLAASNMSSPGEPSPAPEPDGTLPSGAPQLEAEDPSPTNSLPWPEAPEEECPAHPTTLDFSKSLKKLEEVKQTGQRRNSEHVKENGVEVTPVVGTVSEERRILETELGKCIEDFRRIKIPLTFPNKKRQWQSELLKKYHL, from the exons ATGTCTTCTTCTGAGCCCATCCTGGACCTCAAGAcagagctggaagcagcacTTCCAG cccacagcaacccagaggagcaggagcaaaGCCACGGGACAAGCCCTGGTGGTGGGGACAACCTTGCAGCCTCCAACATGAGCAGTCCTGgtgagcccagcccagctccagagccagATGGGACCCTCCCGAGCGGAGCCCCCCAGTTGGAGGCGGAGGATCCCAGTCCCACCAACTCCTTGCCGTGGCCAGAGGCTCCCGAGGAGGAATGCCCAGCCCATCCCACCACCCTGGActtctccaagtccctgaaGAAGTTAGAGGAGGTGAAGCAGACGGGGCAGAGGAGGAACAGTGAGCACGTGAAGGAGAACGGGGTGGAGGTCACCCCCGTGGTGGGGACAGTGAGCGAGGAGAGGAGGATCCTGGAGACTGAGCTGGGGAAGTGCATCGAGGACTTCCGAAGGATCAAGATCCCCCTCACCTTTCCCAACAAGAAGAGGCAATGGCAGAGTGAGCTGCTCAAGAAATACCATCTGTGA